The following proteins are encoded in a genomic region of Lachnospiraceae bacterium KM106-2:
- a CDS encoding hydroxymethylpyrimidine ABC transporter, ATPase component, whose protein sequence is MGQLLTIDHLNYSYHCLDGETKAIDDMSFDVDEGEFVAVVGPSGCGKSTLLSLIAGLLTPGSGSIRINGMDVKEAGKNIGYMLQKDHLLEWRTTLKNLTLGLEIQHKLSDSSYILINQMLNTYGLITFENSKPEALSGGMRQRAALIRTLLLEPDILLLDEPFSALDYQTRLEVADDIWGIIRKEKKTAILITHDIAEAISMADRVVVLSDRPARVKNIVDIHLTMEGVRTPFRARSAPEFSDYFNLIWKELNEDEKSIKA, encoded by the coding sequence ATGGGACAACTGCTTACGATTGATCATCTGAATTATTCCTATCATTGCCTTGATGGTGAGACGAAAGCAATTGACGATATGTCTTTTGATGTAGATGAAGGAGAATTTGTGGCTGTTGTTGGTCCGAGTGGATGTGGCAAATCTACACTGCTCTCCTTGATCGCAGGCTTACTAACGCCGGGTAGCGGAAGTATTCGGATAAATGGAATGGATGTAAAAGAAGCTGGGAAGAATATCGGCTATATGTTGCAAAAGGACCATTTATTAGAATGGAGAACAACGCTTAAGAATCTCACGTTAGGCTTAGAGATACAACACAAGTTATCTGATAGCAGCTATATTCTGATTAATCAAATGCTAAATACGTATGGACTTATTACATTTGAAAATTCAAAACCAGAAGCATTATCCGGTGGAATGAGACAGAGAGCGGCCTTGATCAGGACGTTACTGTTGGAACCGGATATTCTTCTTTTGGATGAACCATTTTCCGCCTTGGATTATCAGACCAGACTGGAAGTGGCAGATGATATTTGGGGAATCATTCGCAAAGAGAAAAAAACAGCGATCTTAATTACACATGATATCGCGGAGGCTATTAGTATGGCAGACCGCGTAGTTGTATTATCCGACCGTCCTGCAAGAGTAAAAAATATCGTGGATATCCATTTGACGATGGAGGGTGTGAGAACACCATTTCGAGCTAGAAGTGCGCCAGAGTTTAGTGATTATTTTAATCTAATCTGGAAGGAATTAAATGAAGATGAGAAATCAATCAAGGCGTGA
- a CDS encoding hydroxymethylpyrimidine ABC transporter, transmembrane component, whose translation MSEAQRSYIKNYLTMLNQVRIYQIIILVAFIALWEGLTAVKIIDPFVFSSPSRVIGTFLTMAMDGSIFYHMGVTLAETFISFALVIIIGIIVAVILWWNEKASRVLEPYMVVLNSLPKSALAPVFIVWLGNNMKTIIVAAVLVALFGTIITLYTDFTGVEEDKVKLIHTLGGNKKDVLLKVILPSNIPSILSIMKVNIGLSLVGVIIGEFLAAKAGLGYLIIYGSQVFKLDWVIMSIVILCLMATLLYKLLNSVEKHFNH comes from the coding sequence ATGTCAGAGGCGCAGCGCAGCTATATTAAGAATTATCTTACTATGCTGAATCAGGTGCGTATCTATCAAATTATCATCTTGGTTGCTTTTATTGCTTTGTGGGAGGGCCTTACGGCTGTTAAGATCATAGATCCATTTGTATTTAGTTCGCCATCAAGGGTGATAGGTACTTTTCTTACAATGGCTATGGATGGAAGTATTTTTTATCATATGGGAGTTACGTTGGCAGAGACTTTTATCAGCTTTGCCCTTGTGATCATCATTGGAATTATCGTTGCGGTGATTCTGTGGTGGAATGAGAAGGCGTCCCGAGTACTAGAACCATATATGGTAGTGCTCAATAGTTTGCCAAAATCAGCATTAGCGCCGGTCTTTATCGTATGGCTGGGAAATAATATGAAGACGATCATTGTGGCTGCCGTATTGGTTGCATTATTTGGAACGATCATAACACTCTATACCGACTTTACCGGTGTGGAAGAAGATAAAGTGAAATTGATCCATACGCTTGGAGGAAATAAGAAAGATGTATTATTGAAAGTCATTTTACCAAGCAATATTCCATCAATCTTAAGTATTATGAAAGTAAATATCGGATTATCTTTAGTGGGTGTCATCATTGGTGAGTTCCTGGCTGCCAAAGCAGGTTTAGGTTATTTAATCATATATGGAAGTCAGGTATTTAAACTAGACTGGGTAATTATGTCTATCGTGATCCTGTGTCTTATGGCAACGCTTCTTTATAAATTGCTCAATTCAGTCGAAAAACATTTCAATCACTGA
- a CDS encoding transcriptional regulator, GntR family, whose translation MGLEPIKKAITLKEQAYLSIKQAIYSNTLQPGAPLVEEQLSSTLSISRTPIRSALQQLVYEKLAFADNTGHIYVSKITEKDIEDITIIRSNLEPLVIDLVTFPLPKDTITNLYDSYHKQLELFENEPDNNIRYAELDCEFHTLLANLSNNTLLVEMIEKMNNMMIRFNVLSGTLNSHKKNALEEHRMIIHYLETGKHEFAKAAILEHVKCVAQRIFSEEN comes from the coding sequence ATGGGATTAGAACCAATTAAAAAGGCTATTACCTTAAAAGAACAAGCCTATCTTTCAATCAAACAGGCAATCTACTCGAATACATTACAACCTGGAGCTCCCCTTGTGGAAGAACAGCTTAGCTCCACATTATCGATCAGCAGAACTCCGATCCGCTCTGCCCTTCAGCAACTTGTCTATGAGAAACTAGCATTCGCCGATAATACCGGCCATATCTATGTGTCAAAGATCACAGAGAAAGATATCGAGGATATTACGATCATCCGATCGAATCTGGAACCACTTGTGATCGATCTAGTAACTTTCCCATTACCGAAGGATACGATCACAAATCTTTACGATAGTTATCATAAGCAACTGGAGCTATTTGAGAACGAACCCGATAATAACATTCGTTATGCAGAACTAGACTGCGAGTTCCATACGCTTCTCGCCAACTTATCAAATAATACGTTATTAGTGGAAATGATTGAGAAAATGAATAATATGATGATCCGATTCAATGTACTATCAGGAACCTTAAATTCTCATAAGAAAAATGCCCTGGAAGAACATCGTATGATCATTCATTATCTAGAGACCGGAAAACATGAATTTGCCAAGGCTGCTATATTAGAACATGTTAAATGTGTTGCACAAAGAATCTTTTCCGAAGAGAATTAG
- a CDS encoding arginine utilization protein RocB: MIHDEMLSLAKQMIEIPSINTTNGEREIGVFIESYIRKIPYFQKHPDQVIVQELKDDPLHRRNVTAILLGEKGVSKDTLLFHGHTDTVGLEGYGALEEYACKPDELRRHMQTVELSHEVREDLESGDYLFGRGSCDMKSGDAVFLVTLKQWSEHPEQLSGNIVVSFNPVEENLHTGMIEGLTVLDELKERYSLNFLMGINNDFIAPLYPNDQKKTIYTGMVGKLLPCFYIQGKETHVGQCFEGFDASMVAAGLVHKIHLNKAFSDEYEGEYSYPPSVLKMKDLKPWYNVQTAAEAFVYFNYFVHNASMEEITDKLVTAAGEVFEETVEKINSEYQWFCEKSGQEYMEYHYKKRVVTYDELYQIAKEKPGFSNQKLAEIIQKELEKKTDTREVPIAMIRYLLQTAGITTPIIVVYYAAPYCPHNTLQGENEKLVNDLKKITAEVMDETGDEYRFLRFYPSLSDSSYLKIDDTKESVDVLKNNFPAFEHLYPVPLKLIQKINIPAVNFGCYGKDAHKWTERVNIPYTFGVLPKLIEKTITYYLEKGRD; encoded by the coding sequence ATGATCCATGATGAGATGTTAAGTCTAGCAAAACAGATGATTGAGATTCCAAGTATCAACACAACGAATGGGGAAAGAGAAATCGGCGTGTTTATCGAATCTTATATTCGTAAGATTCCCTATTTTCAAAAGCATCCAGATCAGGTGATCGTTCAAGAGTTAAAAGATGATCCGCTGCATAGAAGAAATGTAACAGCGATATTATTAGGTGAAAAAGGTGTAAGTAAAGATACCCTGTTATTTCATGGTCATACGGATACTGTTGGATTAGAGGGATATGGAGCTTTAGAAGAATATGCATGTAAACCGGATGAGTTAAGGAGACATATGCAAACTGTGGAGCTGTCTCACGAGGTCAGAGAAGATCTAGAATCAGGAGACTACTTATTTGGACGTGGTTCCTGTGATATGAAAAGTGGAGATGCGGTATTTCTTGTGACGTTAAAACAATGGAGTGAGCATCCAGAACAATTATCAGGGAATATTGTGGTGTCGTTTAATCCGGTTGAGGAAAACTTACATACAGGAATGATAGAGGGGTTAACGGTACTAGATGAGCTAAAAGAGCGTTATTCTTTGAATTTCCTAATGGGAATCAATAATGACTTTATCGCGCCGTTATATCCGAATGATCAGAAGAAGACGATCTATACAGGAATGGTAGGAAAGTTATTGCCATGTTTTTATATCCAAGGCAAGGAAACTCATGTAGGTCAATGTTTTGAAGGCTTTGATGCATCGATGGTAGCAGCTGGATTAGTCCACAAGATTCACTTAAACAAAGCATTTTCGGATGAATACGAAGGAGAATATTCCTATCCGCCATCAGTTCTTAAGATGAAAGATCTGAAGCCTTGGTACAATGTGCAGACGGCAGCGGAAGCCTTTGTCTATTTTAACTATTTTGTACATAATGCGTCGATGGAAGAGATCACCGATAAGCTGGTAACGGCAGCTGGCGAAGTCTTCGAGGAAACAGTAGAAAAGATAAATTCAGAGTATCAGTGGTTCTGTGAGAAGAGCGGACAAGAGTATATGGAATATCACTATAAGAAACGAGTAGTTACCTATGATGAGCTCTATCAGATCGCGAAAGAAAAACCTGGTTTTTCAAATCAGAAGTTAGCAGAGATCATACAGAAGGAATTGGAGAAAAAGACGGATACGCGGGAAGTACCAATCGCGATGATCCGTTACCTTTTGCAGACAGCAGGGATTACGACACCGATCATTGTAGTTTATTATGCGGCTCCTTATTGTCCTCATAATACGTTGCAAGGAGAGAATGAAAAGTTAGTTAATGATTTGAAGAAGATTACAGCAGAAGTAATGGATGAAACAGGAGACGAATACCGATTCTTACGGTTTTATCCGAGTCTGTCTGATAGTAGTTACTTGAAAATTGATGATACAAAGGAATCCGTAGATGTCTTAAAAAATAATTTTCCAGCATTTGAGCATCTATATCCGGTGCCACTCAAACTGATCCAGAAGATTAACATTCCGGCAGTGAATTTTGGCTGTTATGGTAAGGATGCACATAAATGGACGGAGCGGGTAAACATACCATATACGTTTGGAGTTTTACCAAAGCTGATTGAGAAAACGATCACTTACTATTTAGAAAAGGGGAGAGATTGA
- a CDS encoding alcohol dehydrogenase has product MKKLVLSGKRIITGAGSLKELEELPYERIAIVTGGQSMIRTGVIEKAREYLGNKEREVTVFSGVPKNPSFEEVQKGIEVLREFKPDCVLAIGGGSAMDCAKAMLLFYEFPFLTFENVLAYNQRGEIPAERSTALICVPSTSGTGSEVTRGTVITDTNKQLKVPIMTDCLRPDIAILDPEITMTMPAKIAAETGMDALTHAIEAYTNHNLDDFDASLCAGAIKGIMEWLPESCEKGTIESREKIHNYQAMAGIGFANVGLGMVHGIAHSFGAAFDMAHGLTNAIILPYVLSYNSRDEVVKEKLEELSYLCHCEDIVKEIRKMRKRLGIPACFLEAGITEQMYQEKHDLLLDHAMLGATNVNPVKMTREEMEKMLVAVVYGKEEE; this is encoded by the coding sequence ATGAAGAAACTTGTATTAAGCGGAAAACGAATTATTACAGGAGCAGGATCTCTTAAGGAGTTAGAAGAACTTCCTTATGAACGAATTGCTATTGTTACGGGCGGACAGTCTATGATCCGTACTGGTGTAATCGAGAAAGCAAGAGAGTATTTAGGAAACAAGGAAAGAGAAGTAACCGTATTTTCTGGTGTTCCGAAAAATCCTTCTTTTGAGGAAGTGCAAAAGGGTATAGAAGTATTACGAGAATTTAAGCCTGATTGTGTCTTAGCCATCGGTGGTGGATCAGCAATGGATTGTGCCAAGGCGATGTTATTATTTTATGAATTCCCATTTTTAACTTTTGAAAATGTCTTAGCATATAATCAGCGCGGTGAGATTCCGGCAGAGCGTTCCACAGCATTGATCTGCGTTCCATCTACTTCGGGAACGGGTTCTGAAGTAACAAGAGGAACCGTGATCACGGATACGAACAAACAATTAAAGGTTCCGATCATGACGGATTGCTTACGACCGGATATTGCGATCTTAGATCCTGAGATCACCATGACCATGCCGGCTAAGATTGCTGCTGAGACGGGAATGGATGCTCTCACTCATGCCATCGAAGCTTATACCAATCATAATCTAGATGATTTTGATGCTTCCTTATGTGCTGGTGCGATCAAAGGAATTATGGAGTGGCTTCCAGAGTCTTGTGAGAAGGGAACCATAGAATCTAGAGAAAAGATACATAATTACCAAGCGATGGCTGGCATTGGATTTGCCAATGTGGGATTAGGTATGGTACATGGTATCGCCCATTCGTTTGGTGCTGCATTTGATATGGCACATGGACTAACGAATGCGATCATTTTACCATATGTGCTTTCCTACAATAGCCGTGATGAAGTGGTGAAGGAAAAGTTAGAGGAGTTATCTTATCTTTGTCACTGTGAGGATATTGTAAAAGAAATTAGAAAGATGCGTAAAAGACTTGGAATTCCGGCTTGTTTTTTAGAGGCAGGAATTACTGAGCAGATGTATCAAGAGAAACATGACTTGTTATTAGATCATGCCATGCTTGGAGCCACCAATGTCAATCCGGTTAAGATGACAAGAGAAGAAATGGAAAAGATGCTTGTAGCCGTTGTATATGGTAAGGAAGAGGAATAG
- a CDS encoding acetylornithine aminotransferase — protein MKSMYERCMEVMPEVAGRATTLGVTDSKGCYLYTEDGRKVLDFASGVAVNNLGNKNERVAKAIKDQLDTMIHVGHNVVYYESYVKLAEKLVELTGGDTKVYFSNSGAEANEGAMKLAKYVTKRPGIISFVNSFHGRTIGSVSITGSNSAYRKYYEPLLPSVYWAQYANCYRCPFHQEKGSCHMECLKQFDEIFSHMIDPECVAAMVVEPVQGEGGYIVPPKEFLQGLRKICDDHGIMLIFDEVQTGVGRTGELYAYQTFDVRPDIFTTAKAIGGGIPLSAIVAKKEIMDQWPAGAHGGTFGGNPLACAAALENLQIIEEDHLLDHCKEMGSYFMKRLYDLKEKYTVIGDVRGVGLMIGMEIVSEDGEPDAALTALIKKQALEKDVLLLTCGSSHNVVRFIAPLIVTQKEIDIAVTAIDAILKEM, from the coding sequence ATGAAGAGTATGTATGAGCGTTGTATGGAGGTAATGCCAGAAGTAGCAGGAAGAGCAACCACATTAGGAGTTACGGATTCTAAAGGGTGCTATCTTTATACCGAGGATGGAAGAAAAGTATTAGATTTCGCCAGTGGTGTAGCCGTTAATAATCTGGGAAATAAGAATGAGCGAGTAGCAAAGGCCATTAAAGATCAGTTAGATACGATGATCCATGTTGGCCATAATGTGGTTTACTATGAATCTTATGTTAAGTTGGCAGAAAAGCTAGTAGAACTGACGGGTGGAGATACCAAAGTATACTTTAGCAACTCTGGTGCAGAAGCCAATGAGGGAGCTATGAAACTAGCAAAATACGTAACAAAGCGTCCTGGTATCATATCTTTTGTCAACTCCTTTCATGGAAGGACGATCGGCAGTGTATCCATTACCGGATCCAATTCCGCATATCGAAAATACTATGAACCATTGTTGCCAAGCGTTTATTGGGCTCAATATGCAAATTGCTACCGATGTCCATTTCATCAGGAAAAAGGAAGCTGTCATATGGAATGTCTGAAGCAGTTTGATGAGATTTTCTCTCATATGATCGATCCAGAATGTGTCGCGGCTATGGTTGTGGAGCCAGTTCAAGGCGAGGGCGGTTATATTGTCCCACCAAAAGAGTTTTTGCAAGGATTGCGTAAAATCTGTGATGACCATGGAATTATGCTGATCTTTGATGAAGTTCAGACAGGGGTAGGTCGTACCGGCGAATTGTACGCTTACCAAACCTTTGATGTGAGACCAGATATCTTTACAACGGCAAAGGCAATTGGTGGTGGTATCCCATTATCAGCGATCGTTGCAAAGAAAGAAATTATGGACCAGTGGCCGGCAGGAGCACATGGGGGAACGTTCGGAGGAAATCCACTTGCATGTGCTGCGGCATTAGAAAACCTACAGATCATTGAAGAGGATCATTTATTAGATCACTGCAAAGAGATGGGAAGTTATTTTATGAAACGACTGTATGATCTTAAGGAGAAATACACTGTGATCGGAGATGTACGTGGAGTTGGTCTTATGATCGGTATGGAGATCGTTTCAGAAGATGGTGAGCCAGACGCTGCATTGACGGCTCTGATCAAGAAGCAGGCATTGGAGAAAGATGTGTTATTACTAACTTGTGGCAGCAGTCATAATGTGGTACGGTTTATTGCTCCACTTATCGTAACACAAAAAGAGATTGATATTGCGGTAACTGCTATTGATGCTATTTTGAAAGAGATGTGA
- a CDS encoding malate permease: MILFKQMIMLFVIMILGYVMARKKILDDHTSKSISWIIVNVANPALILSGALGGNTISKKDFLTTMVVAFLVFFGLILIAECLIPAFRLKQEDKGVYKIMLVFSNIGFMGFPIISALYGTKALLYGSVFLLVFNVLIYTYGIMSMSKQKMSLKGSLRKCFNIGVAAGIASFVISFCQIPLPETINQIITMLSSITAPLSMMVIGASFIHIELKEIITDWKLLFFACIKLLVLPIVGINLIRLFTDNIIVWEVSMVLLATPSGSMAAMLAQQFGGNYETASKGIAVTTLLSVVTMPLVFMVAGL, translated from the coding sequence ATGATCCTATTCAAGCAGATGATCATGCTGTTTGTGATCATGATATTAGGTTATGTTATGGCAAGAAAGAAGATCTTGGATGATCATACAAGTAAGTCGATTTCTTGGATCATTGTAAATGTGGCTAATCCTGCGTTGATTTTATCGGGTGCTTTGGGCGGTAATACGATTTCAAAGAAAGACTTTCTAACGACGATGGTCGTCGCTTTCCTTGTCTTTTTCGGATTAATACTGATCGCAGAGTGTCTGATTCCAGCTTTTCGATTAAAGCAAGAGGATAAAGGCGTGTATAAGATCATGCTGGTATTTTCCAATATCGGATTTATGGGATTCCCAATCATTTCTGCGCTATATGGAACGAAGGCTCTCTTATATGGCTCGGTTTTTTTATTAGTATTTAATGTTTTAATCTATACTTATGGAATTATGAGTATGTCCAAGCAGAAGATGTCTCTGAAGGGCTCATTAAGAAAGTGTTTTAACATCGGCGTGGCAGCAGGGATTGCATCATTTGTTATTTCTTTTTGCCAGATTCCCTTACCGGAAACAATAAATCAGATCATAACGATGTTAAGCAGTATTACAGCACCCTTAAGTATGATGGTTATTGGGGCATCTTTTATCCATATTGAACTCAAAGAGATTATAACAGATTGGAAGTTGTTATTTTTTGCTTGTATCAAACTATTGGTATTGCCGATCGTAGGAATTAATCTGATCCGTCTCTTTACAGATAATATTATTGTTTGGGAGGTATCGATGGTCCTTCTTGCAACACCATCCGGAAGTATGGCAGCAATGCTGGCTCAGCAGTTTGGTGGAAATTATGAAACAGCATCAAAGGGAATTGCAGTAACTACGTTATTATCAGTTGTAACTATGCCATTGGTATTTATGGTGGCTGGTCTATAG
- a CDS encoding arginine deiminase: MATLQMYMDRSKIKNMFESEVFEEVWGDQFGVDNSVGKIRKILLHRPGIELEQLKDGAYEEEAGARILTDEKGRIRNYFKSRELPDLGLMQEQHDKMAEILKGEGIEVHYLTDPTYKWTNLTFTRDVALMVPKGTILTRFAMYFHQGDTFVTQKFMADQKIPILGAIQGMGTIEGGSFSMLDPKTAIIGRSVRINDAGIEQLRQLLSYQGIELIVIDMPAYYIHLDEAFLPVDRDKILVSTFILPHWFLTMLKERGYTLIETDRDDPMLTNNCLALEPGKVLFSEKGISTRKNLEKAGVETIPVDISEINKLGGGIHCSTLPLLRDHID, encoded by the coding sequence ATGGCAACCTTACAAATGTATATGGATCGAAGTAAGATAAAGAATATGTTTGAGTCAGAAGTTTTTGAAGAGGTATGGGGAGATCAATTTGGAGTGGATAACTCCGTTGGGAAGATTCGAAAGATCTTATTACATCGTCCGGGAATTGAATTGGAGCAGTTAAAAGATGGCGCATATGAAGAAGAGGCAGGCGCGCGTATCTTAACGGATGAAAAGGGAAGAATTCGAAACTATTTTAAGTCGAGAGAACTGCCCGATCTTGGATTGATGCAGGAGCAGCATGATAAGATGGCCGAAATACTGAAAGGGGAAGGAATCGAAGTTCATTATCTAACCGATCCTACTTACAAGTGGACGAATCTGACGTTTACTAGAGACGTGGCATTGATGGTACCAAAGGGTACCATTTTAACCCGCTTTGCCATGTATTTTCATCAAGGAGATACCTTTGTGACACAGAAATTCATGGCGGACCAGAAGATACCGATCCTAGGTGCCATCCAGGGAATGGGTACGATCGAAGGTGGGTCTTTCTCTATGCTAGATCCGAAAACAGCTATTATTGGTCGTTCCGTACGAATTAATGATGCTGGTATTGAACAGTTGCGACAACTATTATCCTATCAAGGCATTGAACTGATCGTCATTGATATGCCGGCTTATTATATCCATTTGGATGAAGCGTTTCTTCCTGTTGACCGAGATAAAATCTTAGTGAGCACTTTTATTTTGCCACACTGGTTTTTAACCATGTTAAAAGAACGAGGCTATACCTTGATTGAGACAGATCGGGACGACCCAATGCTCACGAATAACTGCTTGGCACTGGAACCGGGAAAAGTATTATTTTCGGAAAAAGGGATCAGTACGAGAAAGAATCTTGAAAAAGCTGGTGTGGAGACTATACCAGTCGATATTTCAGAAATCAATAAATTAGGAGGCGGCATTCATTGTTCGACCTTGCCACTGTTAAGGGATCATATCGATTAA
- a CDS encoding cytidylate kinase: MEKKFIITITRQFGSMGRPIAKKLAERLGVNYYDRDIVDLTAQKLKMPVSVIGDLEESVQGKFFRMKYPLGMGTSDIQDTIFEQQMKIIKELASKESCIIVGRCSDYILREFSNSIHIYIYAPKEKRYQVCLNEFKMEPDEAKKMMLEVDRARERYHKEYAGYLPSDSQYKNLMIDSSILGVDGTVDLLVQYMNLYFEQKKNLKG; encoded by the coding sequence ATGGAGAAAAAATTCATTATTACAATTACAAGACAGTTTGGTAGTATGGGACGTCCTATTGCAAAGAAGTTGGCTGAAAGATTGGGAGTCAATTATTACGATCGGGATATTGTTGATCTGACAGCGCAGAAATTAAAGATGCCGGTTTCCGTGATCGGTGATCTGGAAGAATCCGTACAAGGAAAGTTCTTTCGGATGAAATATCCGCTTGGAATGGGAACAAGTGATATCCAAGATACCATCTTTGAACAGCAGATGAAGATCATCAAAGAGCTTGCCTCTAAAGAATCCTGTATCATAGTTGGACGATGTTCGGATTACATTTTACGTGAGTTTTCTAATAGTATTCATATTTATATCTATGCGCCAAAAGAGAAACGGTATCAGGTATGTCTCAATGAATTTAAGATGGAGCCGGATGAAGCAAAGAAAATGATGCTTGAAGTGGATCGTGCACGCGAACGTTACCACAAAGAATACGCGGGCTATCTGCCTAGTGACAGTCAGTATAAGAATCTGATGATAGATAGCAGTATTCTTGGTGTGGATGGTACGGTAGATTTACTGGTACAATATATGAATCTTTACTTTGAACAAAAGAAAAACTTGAAAGGCTGA
- a CDS encoding glutamine transport ATP-binding protein GlnQ, whose translation MGEENRVEKDPILTVKSLSKNFSTLTVLRDINMNVYKGEVVAIIGPSGSGKSTLLRCMNALETISGGDIWFKDILINKEKNLAKLRAEIGMVFQHFNLFPNMTVLKNITFAPMKVRKRDKNEIKEEAIQLLQSVGLEDKKDVYPSTLSGGQKQRVAIARALAMKPEILLFDEPTSALDPEMVGEVLSVMKNLAKTGMTMLVVTHEMGFAREVADKVIFMDEGYIMEEGTPEEVFEHTKNDRVKAFLDKML comes from the coding sequence ATGGGTGAAGAGAATAGAGTAGAAAAGGATCCAATCTTAACGGTAAAATCGCTTTCTAAAAATTTTAGTACCCTTACCGTTTTAAGAGATATTAATATGAATGTCTATAAAGGGGAAGTCGTAGCAATCATTGGACCATCCGGATCTGGAAAGAGTACCCTGCTTCGTTGTATGAATGCATTAGAGACGATCAGTGGTGGGGACATCTGGTTTAAAGATATCCTAATCAATAAAGAGAAGAATCTGGCAAAATTGAGAGCAGAGATCGGGATGGTATTTCAGCATTTTAATTTATTCCCTAATATGACCGTGCTAAAGAATATTACATTTGCACCGATGAAAGTACGAAAAAGAGATAAGAATGAAATTAAGGAAGAAGCAATTCAATTGCTTCAGTCAGTTGGATTAGAAGATAAGAAGGATGTTTATCCATCTACCTTATCAGGAGGCCAGAAGCAGCGTGTTGCAATCGCAAGAGCGTTAGCGATGAAACCGGAAATTCTATTATTTGACGAACCGACATCGGCATTGGATCCTGAGATGGTTGGAGAAGTTTTAAGTGTAATGAAGAATCTAGCTAAAACGGGAATGACAATGCTTGTTGTAACCCATGAGATGGGATTTGCTCGTGAGGTTGCCGACAAAGTGATCTTTATGGATGAAGGATACATCATGGAAGAAGGCACTCCGGAAGAGGTATTTGAACATACGAAGAATGACCGAGTAAAAGCATTTTTAGATAAGATGTTATAG
- a CDS encoding amino acid ABC transporter, amino acid-binding/permease protein has product MTSLFDIAYKYRALLLNGAKITLIVAFITIIFGLLLGTLMALIKMSRFRLLRIFANVYVEFIRGTPVLVQIFIVFYGLPMIGIEIPSIMMGGVDLSRLISGIIALIVNTTAYICEIVRSGIQSVDLGQTEGALALGLNKRTTMLSIILPQAMKNILPALGNEFITIIKTSSQISVIGIAELMYVADTIRGISFKPMEPLIIVALIYFVITFTFSLILKKIERILRKGTR; this is encoded by the coding sequence ATGACTAGTTTATTTGATATTGCTTATAAATATAGAGCGTTACTTTTAAATGGCGCTAAGATCACCTTGATCGTTGCATTTATCACCATTATCTTTGGTTTACTCTTAGGTACGTTAATGGCATTGATCAAGATGAGCCGGTTTCGGCTGCTTCGAATATTTGCAAATGTCTATGTGGAATTTATCCGAGGCACTCCCGTATTGGTTCAGATTTTTATTGTCTTTTATGGTCTTCCGATGATCGGAATTGAGATTCCTTCTATCATGATGGGAGGCGTGGATCTATCTAGACTGATCTCCGGTATTATTGCTTTGATCGTAAATACGACAGCCTATATTTGTGAAATTGTACGAAGCGGTATTCAGTCAGTCGATCTTGGACAGACAGAAGGTGCACTTGCTCTAGGGCTGAATAAAAGAACGACGATGTTATCTATCATATTGCCTCAAGCAATGAAAAATATATTACCAGCACTGGGAAATGAGTTCATTACGATCATTAAAACATCTTCACAGATTTCAGTGATTGGCATTGCAGAGTTGATGTATGTGGCAGATACGATCCGTGGTATCAGCTTTAAACCAATGGAACCATTAATTATAGTTGCATTGATCTATTTTGTGATCACATTTACGTTCTCTCTGATCTTAAAGAAAATCGAGAGGATACTAAGAAAAGGAACCAGATAA